One Mya arenaria isolate MELC-2E11 chromosome 5, ASM2691426v1 genomic window carries:
- the LOC128234569 gene encoding 39S ribosomal protein L39, mitochondrial-like, which yields MLIKRFCTLCMKSAVDISNQGSKRFYSASTKLTNTEVRKKRNAIFDEEKQRQREAFVKRVEKITVDYSGPPENVTLLMNKDISTPYNCAMHVHEYLMKRSVVALVNGQPWDMHRPLEENCSLEFKHMLEVDTKLVNEVFWRSGAFALGHVLETAFKDDVYVELCSFPKVPVQYGCFAYDVDLKLPDWKPTQRELTGLGMVGGRLWGHNWDIERLDVDASVALKMFADNRFKSDQIPDIAAKSDHNRVIIYRMGDHIDITKGPLIANTSQFYRFQVTAIHQISSQRYGSLQRVQAIALPSALMMHWWSWELLCERAAKPMMYMLPDAFLKPKQEEIDDKEGDRLVSSTSSS from the exons ATGCTTATTAAAAGATTTTGCACATTATGTATGAAAAGTGCTGTAGACATCAGTAACCAGGGCTCTAAAA GATTCTACAGTGCCAGCACAAAACTTACTAATACAGAAGTGAGGAAGAAAAGAAATGCGATATTTGATGAAGAAAAGCAGAGACAGCGGGAAGCCTTTGTTAAGCGGGTGGAAAAAATCACAGTGGATTACAGTGGCCCTCCAGAAAATGTGACACTTTTAATGAATAAAGACATTTCCACACCATACAATTGTGCTATGC ATGTTCACGAGTATCTAATGAAGCGGTCAGTGGTTGCGCTGGTGAACGGTCAGCCTTGGGACATGCACCGCCCCCTGGAGGAAAACTGCTCCCTTGAGTTCAAACATATGCTCGAGGTGGACACGAAACTTGTCAATGAG GTATTCTGGAGAAGTGGAGCCTTTGCCCTCGGTCATGTTCTGGAGACAGCCTTCAAGGATGATGTTTATGTGGAGCTGTGTTCATTTCCTAAAGTTCCTG TTCAGTATGGGTGCTTTGCGTATGATGTGGATCTCAAACTACCAGACTGGAAACCAACTCAG AGAGAGTTGACGGGACTGGGCATGGTCGGCGGGAGACTGTGGGGTCACAACTGGGACATTGAGAGACTTGACGTGGATGCCAGCGTCGCCCTGAAAATGTTCGCTGATAATAG GTTCAAGTCTGACCAGATTCCTGACATAGCTGCCAAGTCTGACCACAATCGTGTGATTATTTACCGGATGGGCGACCATATCGACATCACGAAGGGCCCGCTGATAGCAAACACTTCACAATTCTACAGGTTCCAAGTCACTGCG aTTCATCAGATCAGCTCACAGCGATATGGCTCTCTACAGCGGGTCCAGGCCATAGCCCTGCCTTCAGCACTCATG ATGCATTGGTGGAGCTGGGAATTACTGTGTGAAAGAGCAGCTAAACct atGATGTACATGTTACCAGATGCGTTTTTGAAGCCAAAACAGGAAGAAATAGATGACAAGGAGGGGGACAGGCTGGTATCCAGCACAAGTAGCTCATGA